The DNA segment GCTTCGAAGTCAGCTTTGCTGTATACCACCGACGCTTCAGTACTAATACCCTGCCACGCTGGCAATTGGCTCAGCCAATGCGTCTGCTGAGTCATAATGGCGAAATTAATACACTTCTGGGCAACCTTAACTGGGCCAAGGCTGCTGAGGCTGGCTTAGACGATGTTTGGGGTGAACACTCCAGCGATCTCATCCCTGTAGTCAATCCGGCTTTCAGCGACTCGGCTAATCTAGACGCGATATTGGAACTGATGGTTCGTAGTGGCCGATCCATTACGGACAGCCTAATCACTTTGGTTCCAGAGGCATTCCGGAACCAACCGGATCTTGAGAATCGTCCTGGCGTGATGGCCATGTATGAATTCAATGCTGGAATTCAGGAACCCTGGGATGGCCCAGCCCTCTTGGTATTTGCTGACGGCAAACGAATTGGTGCAGCATTGGATCGTAATGGTTTACGGCCGGCTCGTTGGTGCACCACCAGTGATGGATTCGTAATCATGGGTTCTGAAACGGGTGTAGTCGATCTTAGTGACAAGACTGTTGTTCAGAAAGGTCGCCTGGGTCCTGGGCAGATGGTTGCCGTGGATTTAGAGATAGGCCAGCTGCTCGACAATTGGGCCGTCAAAGAAGACGCGGCCTCGCGCTTTCCCTACGATAAGTGGTTACGCCAGTATCGCTCATCCCTCAAATCACAGCCTTGGATTCAGGAGCGTCGCATCGGTGAGCTTTATCTGCTGCGCTTGCAAACGGCAATGGGATTCACTGCCGAAGACCTTGATCTTGTAATTGGTGATATGGCTGGATTTGGCAAGGAACCGACCTATTGCATGGGGGACGACATCCCTCTGGCGGTGCTGTCTGACAAGCCACATCTGCTGTATGACTACTTTAAGCAGCGCTTCGCGCAGGTCACTAATCCGCCTATTGATCCACTTCGAGAGAAGTTGGTGATGAGTTTAGAGATGCATTTAGGCGAGCGTCGCCCCGCCCTGAGGCCCCAAGCAAAAGCTGCTGCCATGATTCATCTGCGTAGCCCATTGCTTAATGAGTCTGAATTAGATGCTCTTCCTCGACAAGGCCTTCCGGTTAAGATGTTGTCAACTCAAGTGGCCGTTGAATCCTGTGTCAATGGGTTGACGAGTGTCTTAAAGGCTCTCTGTTGGAACGCTGAGCAGCTAGTACGCGATGGAGCACAAGTATTGGTGCTCTCTGACCGAATCGGAATCGATGGCCAATTCGCAGAACTTACTTCTGCTACGGCAACGATACCGGCGTTGTTAGCGATTGGGGCGGTACATCATCACTTGCTTCGCCAAAAACTCCGTCTGCGTTGCTCCCTTGTAACCGATACAGCCCAATGCTGGAGTACGCATCATGTCGCTTGTCTTATTGGTTATGGTGCCAGTGCCGTTTGTCCTTGGCTCACATGGGAGACGACAAGACATTGGCTGGCGCACCCCAAAACGCAGAAGCGGATTGAACTAGGCAAACTCTCTGCTATCGATGCAAGCCAAGCCCAAGAAAACGTTCGCATCTCATTGGAGAACGGCTTACGTAAGATTCTTTCAAAAATAGGTATATCATTGCTAGCTAGCTATCACGGTGCGCAAATCTTTGAGGCAATCGGCCTTGGCGCTGATGTGATTGAAACTGCTTTTGCTGGCACTACCAGTCGTGTTGCGGGCATGACCCTTGCAGAATTAGCTTGCGAAACGCTTGCTTTACATGCTAAGGCTTTTCCTGAACTCAGCTGTAACAAGCTAGAATTCATGGGCTTTGTGCAGTACCGCGCAGGGGGTGAATTTCATCTCAATAGTCCAGAGATGGCCAAAGCTCTGCATGCTGCTGTAAAGATCGGGCCCGGATATGATCATTTTTCCACTTACAACACACTCCTGAGTAATCGTCCTGTAACAGCGTTGCGGGACATGCTAGAACTTAAAGCTGCTCCAACTCCACTGCCTTTAGACCAAGTAGAGAGTGTGGAGAGCTTGTGCAGTAGGTTTTGCACCGGAGGAATGAGTTTGGGAGCTCTCGCCAGGGAGGCTCATGAAGTCTTGGCGGTAGCAATGAATCGCATCGGCGGGAAGAGCAACAGCGGAGAGGGGGGAGAGGATCCGGCACGCTTCCAGGTTTTGCAAGATGTCAATAAAGACGGCCGATCCCCATCGTTCCCCAGTATAGGCGGACTTCGAAACGGTGACACTGCTTGTTCGGCGATAAAGCAAATCGCGTCTGGGCGCTTCGGGGTGACAGCCGAATACTTGCTCAGTGCTAAGCAGCTGGAAATTAAGGTCGCCCAAGGGGCAAAGCCTGGTGAAGGAGGACAACTGCCTGGTCCAAAGGTAGACGACTACATAGCCTGGCTGCGAAACAGCAAGCCAGGCGTAGCCTTGATCTCGCCTCCTCCACACCATGACATCTATTCGATCGAGGATCTGGCCCAGCTCATCCATGACCTTCATCAAGTGCATCCTAAGGCTCCAGTGAGCGTCAAGCTGGTTGCAGAAATTGGTATCGGAACCATCGCTGCTGGTGTAGCAAAGGCCAATGCCGATGTAATCCAGATTTCTGGTCATGACGGTGGTACTGGTGCCTCTCCGCTGAGTTCGATTAAACACGCCGGCGGCCCATGGGAACTTGGCCTCACTGAAGTACATCGTGCTCTGCTTAAAAACGGTTTGCGAGACAGAGTGCTGCTGCGGGCTGATGGCGGTTTCAAAACGGGCTGGGACGTTGTGATTGCAGCCTTGCTTGGGGCTGAAGAATATGGCTTTGGCTCGGTTGCAATGATTGCCGAGGGATGTATCATGGCCCGCATTTGTCACACCAATAATTGTCCGGTCGGGGTTGCGACTCAGAAAGAACACCTACGCCAGCGCTTTACCGGTTTGCCCGAGCACGTTGTGAATTTTTTTTCGTACGTCGCTGAGGAAATCCGACGTCTCCTGAGTGTTCTGGGAGTGGCTAGGCTGAAAGACCTCATCGGAAGAAGCGATTTGCTGCGGCCACGCGCTGTAGACCTCGCAAAGACTAGATGTGTTGATCTGTCGAGCCTTTTGGCTCCGATTGTTGACTCTGAAGATCGCTCTTGGTTAGTTCATAGCACCAAGGTTCATGGTAATGGCCCCGTTCTCGAAGATCGTCTATTAAGTGATCACGAGCTGGTGGCAGCAATTAAGAATCACAGCAACCTCAGTCGCACATTTAATATTGTTAACACGGATCGCAGTGTCTGTGCTCGTCTTGCTGGTGCAGTTGCCCAGCGCCATGGTAACCACGGCTTCAATGGCCAGCTAAATCTTACCTTCATGGGCGCGGCAGGACAGAGCTTTGGTGCGTTTTTGGTTCAGGGAATAAACGTGCGCTTAGAGGGAGAGGCCAATGATTACGTGGGTAAAGGGATGAACGGCGGCCGCATCACTCTAGTACCCAATGACGGCAACGCGAATCCCGGCGATCAGGTGATCCTTGGGAATACCTGCCTCTATGGGGCTACTGGTGGCGAATTATTTGCCTATGGACGGGCTGGTGAACGTTTCGGTGTGCGCAACAGTGGAGCTCATACCGTAGTGGAGGGTGCTGGCGACCATTGCTGTGAATATATGACTGGCGGGGTGGTGGTGGTGTTGGGTAAAACTGGTCGCAACGTTGGTGCCGGTATGACCGGTGGTATCACATTCCTGTTAGACGAGACTGGCGGAGCCACGGCTCGGGTTAACCAAGAAATCGTTGAAGTCTGTTTTCTGACGACCAAAGAGCAGGAGTCCATGCTCAAGAACCTGCTGGAAAGTTATTTGGCGGCCACTGAAAGTGACAAAGCTTCATCATTGTTAGTGAACTGGTCCTCTGTCAAAGGTAGTTTCAAAGTCCTCATTCCTCCCAGTGAACGGATGGCCATGGGACTTGCCGAGAAACAAACTACGGTGGTTTAGCTTGGAACTCCGAATATCCGCGTGGCCTGGTTCATCAAAACAGAAACGTTTAGACCGGAAACAATTGCTCTCACAATCGAACAGCGTAGTTCTTACTTAAAAGCCCATCGCGCCTGGATAGCTCAGCAAGCCGCATGCGGCCGACAAATACGAAGTGGTTTTTTGGTGGATAGCCGGCGGCGCCCGGGAGGCGGAGGTCTATTAATTTTTCAAGCGTCGTCTTATGTCGATGCTCTTGACTGGGTTAGACAGGATCCGATGATTTTAGCTGATCTTGTTACTTGGCAGTTGCAAGAATGGATTCCTGTTAGCGGGGATGGTTGGCCATGAGCCGCTGCACTTCACCAGCGTGGTAACTGCTCCGAGCCAAAGGACTGCTTATTACTTGGAGGAAACCCAGCTCTTCTTCACCAATACGGCGATATGTCTCGAACTGGTCCGGTGTTACAAATCGGTCAACAGCTAAATGTTTGGGCCCTGGGGAGAGATATTGGCCAATGGTCACGATGTCCACCTTATGCCTGCGAAGGTCTTGAAGAACCTTGATCACTTCGTGATCGGTTTCCCCAAGACCCACCATAAGACCTGATTTGATATAGGTCTTTGACCAGCCATCTCGAACGCGTTTAAGCAGCTCAAGGGACCGTTCATAAATTCCCTGAGGCCTTGCTCGCTGATACATTCGAGGGACCGTTTCGATATTGTGGTTTAGTACGTGAGGCGCCGATTGCATCACTTTGGACAAGGCGCTCCAGTTCCCGCAGAGATCGGGAACTAGTAACTCAATGGTAGTTAGTAATGAGCGTTGTTTCACTTGTTCAACACAAGCAACAAACTGAGAAGCGCCTCCATCGTCTAAATCGTCTCGATTAACAGAGGTGATAACCACATGGTTCAGGCCAAGTCGGGTCACCGCTTCACCAAGGCGTTGTGGTTCGCTAGGATCTAGTTCTCGGACGCTTTTATCGAAGTCGATATCACAGTAAGGGCAGGCGCGTGTACAGCCCGGACCCATAATCAGAAACGTGGCTGTCCCTCCGGCAAAACATTCACCGATATTTGGGCAGCTTGCCTCCTGGCAAACTGTATTCAGATGTAGATCTCGCAGCAAATCCGCAACGGCCCCGATCCGTTCCGGCTGAGGGGCTTTGACGCGCAACCACTCGGGCTTGAGCACAGCTGAGTTCGAATCTGGTTATGACCCTAAACGGCTATTTAGTCCATGTTGTCTCCTAAGGTGGTTGTGACGGGATGTAGCGCAGTTTGGTAGCGCACTTCGTTCGGGACGAAGGGGCCGCAGGTTCGAATCCTGTCATCCCGATTTAATACTTCTACTTCTGACCTTGTTAGAGATTTTATTTAGAGTGACGAGGCTGATGACATTGGCCAAATAACTAGCTTTGTGGAAAAGATTTTGAAAATCATGACCAGTACATCCTTCAAATTTGCTAAATTCACTGTTTGTTAGTAAACAAATTTTACCGGTGAAATTGGTTTTTTAACTTAGATGCAGATCTAAGCTAATAGACGTGTTGTTGTTAGCAGCGGTTTGGAATTAGCTAACCTTGCATTTGTACTTAACAGCACCCAGCACCCAGCACCCAGCACCCAGCACCCAATAGGTTGTGTTCCTCAGTTTACTTAGTAGTAGTGGAAAACTGGGTTACTTCCAGTTCGCTAACGCGAACTTCCAAACCATCGATACAACCACGAATAGTAGTGAGTTTGGTTTTGAATTCATTGAAGATGTAATGCAGTTCGTCAGTGACTTTTTCATTGGTCTTGATCATTTGGTTATTTGAACATACTTTGTGATAGAAAATAATTAAGATGCTTTGGCGAAATAACGGACTTAGACAATAGGTTGGAAGAGTAGAGTTCATTGCCTCTAAGATTAAGTACCTGGTATATAGGCATATAGTTGCGCACCCTGAGAAAAAGGGAAAAAGCAAATTGATTGGGACTATATACAATGTGATTAACACTTACATGACAAGACCTAGAAACACCAGAATTTCAATCCAAGGTGCAAATCATTTTGGTAAGGTAATCCATCCAAGGGGGCATGTTGTCGTCAAGGAAGGATGGTCAACGTCGCCAGGAAGTCTAGCTACGCCGTAGATTATTGTCACCCAAAGAGCCAATTGGCGGTGCCTAGGCTAAGCGTCAGTGCTTGTCGTTTAGAGTTCTTGGCCAGGTATCTTTGAAGAAGGGGCTCTAAAGCTACCGGACAGTGCTGGATTTTCGCTGATATTTCCTTGTTTCCTTACAACATCTATGATTACTGAAACCAGACAAGCTGGCCTGCAATTAAAACTTGCATTTGATTTGGTTGATCCTCAGATCCCTACAAACATTATTATGCTTCCACGTATTTGCACAGATATTAAATACATCGGCGGATCACTCTATTGATAAATAAGTGCTTAAGAGATATAGGAGTTAGCTGTTTAATGCTGCGAATTAAGTTCGATGCCTAGCTTTATGAAAGCACTGTTGCTGAACTCATTACACAAGCTTTTGTTTAAGGTTAAACAAGTCAATCCGCAAGAAGCAAAAGCTTATTGAGAATGACTTGCATCTTCACTAACCCACTTGCTACTATTGCGATTAATTCTCAATCGCAATAGTTGTGACGGCTTCCGCTTATCGCTTCTTGCCGGATGATTCGGTTGCTCCGATGTCAATGCCTCGTCAGCAAACTGTTTTACTCGACCCTGCAGGCCGTGAACAGGCCACTGTTCTTGAGGTGATGGAAGGAGTCTGTCGTGTATATTGCCCTTGTGAGGAAACAGAGGGTATGACCCTGGCCTTCTTGCAATCTGGAGACCGTCTTCGAACTGACCGCCTCTGTAGTGATGGTGCTTGTGTAGAGGCGTTGACAGCCCTCAAATTTCGACGAGATGCTGTGAATTCTGATGACTTAGGCATGGACGCTGTTAACGAATGGACATTGCAGCTCTTACGCGTTCGTCATCTAGGTCAGGCTGAGCAGCGTTTGCATGCACTGCTTGTTCTTTTGGTGAATCGCTTAGGTATGAGACGCAGTAGTTGTTTTCAATTACCTTTCCGTTTGACACACGAACGTTTTGGAGAGCTGATTGGTGCAACCCGGGTTACTACAACTCGATTACTCTCCAAATGGCGTCAATCCAATTTGGTTGAGATGCCTTCGAATGATCTAACCACACGGTTGGCTCCATTTTTAGTCGAATCATCTCCTTTAACTTTCTAAATATGACAAGTCTAAGGACAATGGGTCTGCTTGGAGACTTATGTCATGAGGCTGATTACCTCTATACAAGGATAGCGGTTATTCATCTTGCATTAAAACGATGTAATAACTTAGGACTTCAACGCCGTTTTTACTTTGAGATCAGTGTTCACATTCAGCGTTGTTTTGAGATGAAAAATATTGTTAGTCAATTTAAACTATTTGGATTTTCTAAATCTTGTCAACTCTATTTATTAGAAGAATTAATCGATAGAGCACTAACCAAGAATATATCTATAGTTATACACAACAATAAATAGCTTATTGTTATTGAATGCAACTGATTAGAGTTTCTAACTTGATTAATATTTATTAGTTTAATCAAATCTTAATTACAAGAAATTGAGAATTTTAAATATAAATTCATTTATCGACAGTTAACTAACTAAACCCAAATATTAACCGTTTAAAATATAGAAAATATCTTTAGGATTATTAATTGTCAAGCAAACAAATTATAAAAATTTCATATGTTCATTATACTTTATTTGTCAAATATTTTAAAGCTTTGTCTAATTAATAGAGAATTAACAGCCTAAATGCTTAAAACTGCTTAAGCTGCTATAAAGTATAGTTAGCAATTTTGGTTCAGATATTTCTATTATTAGATAATTAGCAAAAGTAAAAGACTTTATTATGAAACCAAAGGCTATTAATTCTGATATGTCAATTACAAAGTTAATTAAATTTTCTTGTACTGATTATGATTAAACTAATCATTTTTTTAAAAATCTGAGAGAATACATATTTCTGTGCTTAGATTAAGCATAGTCATGCTTATTAAGCATTCAGATTAAAAAATCTGTATCTATAAGGAATAACTCTTTCTAAAAACAAAAAATCTTAAGAACTTTTATTGATTGTATTTAAGCTAGTTTTAATAAATATAATTGCTGGCTTGCAAAAGTTAGAATAATTAAACTTAATTAAGCTACTTTAAAGTTTGTAGACTTATTTATTTAGCTAAGAATCCTTAAATTCATAAAAAGTAAAAGAGTGTTAATCAAATAATTTTATAGATTTATATTATTTAAATTAGTTCAAATAGATTGAAGTCTGTAACGAAAGAATGAGTGGAGCTGATGTAGTAATCATGACTTTAGAATGCATCACACAATAACAAGATGCTTGTAGTCAAAGCCAAAATAGCTGAGTCAGACTCATATCATGACTTTCACCATTTTTTTTGCAACGTCTACCGGTAAAACAGAAGAGATTGCAAATCGCCTAACAGAATTGCTTCCAGGTTCAGAAGCTAAAGATGTTGATAATCTTGATTCATCGGATGAACTTGTTAGAGCTAACGCATTAATTTGCTGTATACCAACTTGGAATACTGGAGCTGATGAAGCACGTTCTGGAACCGCTTGGGATGATCTTGCTCAAGAAATTCCAAATCTTGATTTTACTGGAAAATCTGTTGCAATCCTTGGCTTAGGTGACTCCTCGGGATATTCAGATTTCTTCTGTGATGCGATGGAAGAATTATATACTGCTTTTCTTCAATCTGGCGCTAAACTAATTGGTAAGGTACCTGTGACGGGATATACATTTGAATCATCTAAAAGCGTAATTGACGGAAAATTTTGTGGTCTTCCTATTGACGAAGACAATGAGTCTGAATTTTCAGATGAACGATTGGCTAAATGGGTTAAACAAATTAATAGTGAGGCATAAACTTATTAAAAATTTAACGATAAAATTAACAAAATGTATTGCAAAGGTTTGCTGTTTATCTATGAACCCAGTCTACCCGAATTTCCTTACGCTGGTTTAGATATTTATCAATAGACATCGCAGCTATGCAGCCATCGGAGCAAGCAACCACAGCTTGCTTAAAGGGAGTATTTCTAATATCACCGATAGCCCATACACCATCAATATCAGTTTTCATATTATCGTCTACTTTAATACCACCCTTAGTATTTAATGGGACTTGCCCATTCAAATACTCTATGATCGGCATAGATCCTGTTGAATAAATAAATACTCCATTGACATTTACTGTTTCCATATTTAGTTTCCTTGTTTCTCGAAGTTTAATTTGTTTGACACCTGATTCGTCTCCTTCTATTTTTATGAGTTGTGTATATTGCCACCATTGAACATTCGGAGCTGTTGTCAATATATGCATACCTGTTGAGGATGATTTTGGTTTACTTTTTGTAATCCAATGTACTCTTGATGAAGACTTTATTAAAACTAAAGCTTCATCGATTGCCTCTTGATTAAATCCATAAACTGCGACCTCTTGTTGCTTATAGAATGCGCTATCACATGTTGCACAATAACTAACGCCTCTTCCAAGAAATTCATTTTCTCCCGGCAATGTTGATGCACGTCCCATTGCTCCGGTTGCTAAGACTAAGATTCTGCTACGAAAAATTCCTTCAGGTGTATAAACAATTTTTCGATCTGAATGCAAGTCAATACCGTAAACCTGTGCCTGTTTATATTTAGCTCCATAACTTATGGCTTGCTCTCTCATTAATTGTAAAAGAGCAGATCCAGATGTAGTAGCAGTTACTCCTGGATAATTTGCTATCTGATGAGTAATTGCTAATGCACCAACAGAGGGATTTTTATCAAGAATTTGAGTCGTAATTGATGATCTTGCCGTATACAAAGCGCAAGCACATCCCGCTGGACCTCCACCAATAATAAGCACATCTGAGTCAATAAAATCAGTCATTTTATTTGATTTTTGTTAGTGGGTAATTTAATTTGAATTATAAACCTTAAACAAATTAAGTTTCAGGTACCATATCTAGAAAAGACTCAATAATCTGTGATGTTTGTCTTGGATCTTCGTAATGAAAAAAGTGTCTTCCGTTTTTAATTGACCGATAATGATCACCTGGCTTGAATTGACCTACCCAACGTTGATTAGCATTACGATCAACAACAAAATCATCGTTGCCATTAATAACTAATGTTGGAACAGAAGCAATTCTGATGCTACCTAGTATGTACTGTGAAGCAATTGATCCAATAGTATATTCTTGATCTAAGCACTTTGCAAGAAGAGATACCATAGTTAAATTATTTTTAGATACTTTTTCCCTAAAGAGACAAGAAGATAAATGCATAAGGATCCTTTCTCGACTACATGAAAACTGATTTCTCATTTTTAAATAATGCGATGTCCATTGATTAGTTATTGCTGTGTCTACAGAGAGTAGTATTGTTGAATGTACAGTTTCCGGATATTTATTAGCAAAGAGATGAGCTATTGTGCCACTTATTCCATGACCAATTAAATGGTATTTTCGGTTTTCTCTACGCATTGTTTCTAATATCAATTCGTGTATTGTCGCAATACTACATGCTTCATCAAGATCGTGTTGAAATGACCAGTATTTAATCAGTCTATTTTTAACTAAAATTTTTATAAGTCGTTGATTAATGCAATGTAATATTGGCTGCAGATCGATCCATAGAATTGTCGGTAGGCTCATTATGAGTAAAATTTTTACTAGTATGCTTGTTTAAGTACTCATCATTTGTTGTTTTTAACATTTTCATGTTTCGAATTATACTTATAATGATACCATTCAATTTTATTAATTTTAGTATTATTTAAACTAGGCCATACATCATTTTTAATGCTAAGAAATCTTATAAATCTTAGTGCTTTGATTAAATTAATACCATGACTAAACATTAGTATAAGTAAACAGATTTTTACATAAACTCTTTTAGTAAAGTTAAGATAACATTTTACTTTTACTTGAAATTATACTTCAAGCTAGTGTGTTTTTCTTAACAGCTAATTCTAATAAATTTTAATTCTATCCCAGCTTTAAATTTTTTTGATTAACAATTATATCTTTTTCAATAGATTTTAGTATATTAGCATAATTAATATATACTATGTCATTTTTTAACTCTTTTTGTAGATGAGAAAGTACAATGAATTTGCAGTACATCCTAACCTGTCTTGATTATAGCTATTTGGTTTAACTATATCAATTCTAAACAAGAATTTAGTTTAATAAATTATTACTAATTTTTTATTTGCTTAACTAGATTTTACTGGTATATACTGCACATAGCTAAATCTTTGTAATCAAAATATAAACTAACTGATATTTTATTAAAACACGAATAAGCTCCATTATTTAGATATACTAACCCTATAATAAGTGCTGATAAATTTACTTTAAATATTTTTAATTTTAAAATTTAATTATAAATAGTTATAGACCCTTAAAGTTTATTAAATTTATTTCATATAATTGTCAAAAATTTTGCACAATGAACATGATATATGATTACTAAAATGTAAAATTAAAATTTAATATTTTAATTTCTTTCTACATTTGTTTAAAGCGTAAATAGATTTTATATACTCGCAGTTTCTAATTTTCCAGATATAATACTAATAGCTTTTAACTTTTAAGTACCGCTGGTTGATGTTGTCCTTGGTAAAGTTCATTGTCAATAATCAGTAATGCAGGCGCTTCATTTCTTGCAAATTTAACTCGTCCCAAAAGATATGCAAATTCATTCTCTGCTTGGGTTTGTTGATCAATCATAGAATCTAGGAATACAGTAGTTCTCATATCTGATACTTGTTCCCCAAGCGCATAAAGTTGATGAAGAGAAGCAGTTATGTCGGCCTCCATAAGAAAAGAGCTTGCTAAAATATCTACCGGAGATTCCCATAATTGCTTTGGGGCTTCAAGTGAAAGCAGCTTAACTATTTGTCCACGAGCAATTAAGTATTCAGCAAATTGTGCGGCATGTCCATGTTCAGTTTGAGATTCTTCTCGAAAATACTTAGAGAAACCTTTAAGTTCACGTTCAGCAAACCATATTGCTGCTGCAAAATAGTTTGTGTGAGCTTGACGCTCCATATTAAGATGGTGCTGTAGTCCGTTAAACAAATCTTCTGCCATTGGCTCTGCTACGGCACGACCTGAAAATCCAGTATTTACAGCGTTAATGCCAAACTGTGAGGTGGTTACTGAAGTCATGAGTAAGTACTCCTTGCAGTCGTTATGACATGAATATAACCACACTGAGTCACAAATGCATCTGCCAAGTGTTACTTTTATTTTTGCTACTAATAATTAGTATCAACTATTCTATGTGGGTCTAGTTATCTCTATTAACGCCATCCATAATTAGTCATAATCTGAATAGCTCTTTTTTGTGTACTTCCAAGTTTACTAATTGATGTACTAGCTGAATTAAATCGTCCAAACTTTTTGAGTTCATTAGATTCTCCGAACCCATTTATAGGATATTCATAGGTTGGTTTAGTTAAAAATATACTACCTTTTGGTGAAGCAAGAAAGGAAATTAGTTTAATCGCTTCGGCTTTATTTCTTGCTGATTTTACCATTCCAGCAGCACTTATATTGACATGCGCAGGATTAGGCATAATCAATTTAATTGTTTCTGTTAATAGCTTGTCTTTCTTTCCGTTAGCACCAGCTTGCATGCGGGCTAAATAATAGTGATTAACAACAC comes from the Synechococcus sp. M16CYN genome and includes:
- a CDS encoding ferritin, producing MTSVTTSQFGINAVNTGFSGRAVAEPMAEDLFNGLQHHLNMERQAHTNYFAAAIWFAERELKGFSKYFREESQTEHGHAAQFAEYLIARGQIVKLLSLEAPKQLWESPVDILASSFLMEADITASLHQLYALGEQVSDMRTTVFLDSMIDQQTQAENEFAYLLGRVKFARNEAPALLIIDNELYQGQHQPAVLKS